The proteins below come from a single Benincasa hispida cultivar B227 chromosome 4, ASM972705v1, whole genome shotgun sequence genomic window:
- the LOC120075300 gene encoding splicing factor U2af large subunit B isoform X9: MTDYDGRYEGNGEDADNYVDGFSPQARGASHGGHDTHSDSKSQHGSRDYERESSKSREKERDKGRDRDRDRDRDRGRERDREKSKDGERDREKDRDRDRDRDKDRDRDRDRHHRDRHRDRGERREGGRSRDDDDYYRSRDYDRRRDYDKEREDRHRRRSRSRSKGIHEHRSRSPSPSRSRSRSKSKRISGFDMAPPTTAILSGATAAAGQIPGTTPAIPGMFPTMFPLATGQPFGALPVMPVQAMTQQATRHARRVYVGGLPPTANEQSVATFFSQVMAAIGGNTAGPGDAVVNVYINHEKKFAFVEMRSVEEASNAMALDGIIFEGAPVKVRRPSDYNPSLAATLGPSQPNPNLNLAAVGLTPGSAGGLEGPDRIFVGGLPYYFTEAQVRELLESFGPLRGFDLVKDRETGNSKGYAFCVYQDLSVTDIACAALNGIKMGDKTLTVRRANQGANQPKPEQESVLLHAQQQIALQKLMLQPGTVSTKVLCLTQVVSPEELINDEDYEDIMEDMRGEGGKFGTLVNVVIPRPRPNEAAPGVGKVFLEYADIDSATKARAGLNGRKFGGNQVMAVFYPENKFAQGEYDA, translated from the exons ATGACGGATTACGATGGGAGGTATGAAGGTAATGGAGAAGATGCAGACAACTATGTCGATGGTTTTTCTCCCCAAGCTCGTGGTGCCAGCCACGGTGGCCACGATACTCACAGTGATTCCAAATCTCAG CATGGTTCTAGGGATTATGAAAGAGAGTCTTCAAAAAGtcgagaaaaagaaagagataaGGGGCGTGATAGGGACAGGGACAGGGATCGAGACCGAGGTCGAGAAAGGGATAGAGAGAAAAGCAAGGATGGGGAAAGAGATCGGGAGAAGGATAGAGATAGGGATAGGGATCGTGACAAAGACCGTGATAGGGATCGTGACCGCCATCACAGAGACCGTCACAGGGATCGAGGTGAGAGGAGGGAAGGGGGCAGAAGTAGAGATGATGATGATTACTACAGGAGTAGAGACTATGACAG GCGGAGAGATTATGATAAAGAACGAGAAGACAGGCATAGACGTAGGTCTCGTTCTCGCTCAAAGGGAATACATGAGCATAGGTCAAGGTCCCCTTCTCCATCGCGGTCAAGATCACGCTCCAAAAG CAAACGAATTAGTGGTTTTGACATGGCTCCTCCGACAACTGCAATATTGTCTGGTGCAACTGCTGCTGCAG GTCAGATTCCTGGGACAACTCCAGCTATTCCTGGAATGTTTCCTACCATGTTTCCACTGGCAACTGGTCAG CCCTTCGGGGCGCTTCCTGTTATGCCAGTTCAGGCAATGACACAGCAG GCTACTAGACATGCACGGCGTGTTTATGTGGGAGGGCTACCACCGACAGCGAACGAACAG TCTGTTGCCACATTTTTCAGCCAGGTTATGGCAGCAATAGGAGGAAATACCGCTGGCCCTG GAGATGCGGTTGTCAATGTATACATTAATCATGAGAAAAAGTTTGCTTTTGTGGAGATGAGATCTGTCGAGGAAGCCAGTAATGCAATGGCCTTGGATGGGATCATCTTTGAG GGAGCACCTGTAAAGGTGCGAAGACCTAGTGATTACAATCCTTCTCTTGCTGCAACGCTTGGTCCCAGCCAGCCAAACCCCAATCTGAACCTAGCTGCCGTTGGTCTAACTCCAGGTTCTGCTGGTGGTCTTGAGGGTCCAGATCGCATTTTTGTGGGTGGACTTCCCTATTACTTCACAGAAGCTCAGGTCAGGGAGTTGCTGGAGTCTTTTGGGCCACTACGAGGTTTTGATCTCGTGAAAGATAGAGAGACTGGAAATTCAAAAGGATATGCATTTTGTGTTTACCAAGATCTTTCAGTCACAGACATAGCCTGTGCAGCACTCAATGGTATTAAAATGGGCGATAAGACACTCACTGTTCGGCGTGCGAATCAAGGAGCCAATCAACCCAAACCAGAGCAAGAAAGTGTTCTTTTACATGCACAGCAGCAAATTGCGTTACAG AAGCTTATGCTACAGCCTGGGACTGTATCCACCAAGGTTCTTTGTCTTACACAAGTTGTTTCCCCTGAAGAGCTTATTAATGATGAAGACTACGAAGATATCATGGAAGACATGCGAGGGGAAGGCGGAAAATTTG GTACATTAGTGAACGTTGTTATCCCGCGTCCGAGACCCAATGAAGCAGCACCCGGAGTTGGAAAG GTGTTTTTGGAGTATGCAGACATTGACAGCGCAACGAAAGCTCGAGCTGGTTTGAATGGAAGGAAATTTGGAGGGAACCAAGTGATGGCTGTATTCTATCCTGAGAACAAGTTTGCCCAAGGGGAGTATGATGCCTAA
- the LOC120075300 gene encoding splicing factor U2af large subunit B isoform X5: protein MTDYDGRYEGNGEDADNYVDGFSPQARGASHGGHDTHSDSKSQHGSRDYERESSKSREKERDKGRDRDRDRDRDRGRERDREKSKDGERDREKDRDRDRDRDKDRDRDRDRHHRDRHRDRGERREGGRSRDDDDYYRSRDYDRDTWSFNQCHPFVGRRDYDKEREDRHRRRSRSRSKGIHEHRSRSPSPSRSRSRSKSKRISGFDMAPPTTAILSGATAAAGQIPGTTPAIPGMFPTMFPLATGQPFGALPVMPVQAMTQQATRHARRVYVGGLPPTANEQSVATFFSQVMAAIGGNTAGPGDAVVNVYINHEKKFAFVEMRSVEEASNAMALDGIIFEGAPVKVRRPSDYNPSLAATLGPSQPNPNLNLAAVGLTPGSAGGLEGPDRIFVGGLPYYFTEAQVRELLESFGPLRGFDLVKDRETGNSKGYAFCVYQDLSVTDIACAALNGIKMGDKTLTVRRANQGANQPKPEQESVLLHAQQQIALQKLMLQPGTVSTKVLCLTQVVSPEELINDEDYEDIMEDMRGEGGKFGTLVNVVIPRPRPNEAAPGVGKVFLEYADIDSATKARAGLNGRKFGGNQVMAVFYPENKFAQGEYDA from the exons ATGACGGATTACGATGGGAGGTATGAAGGTAATGGAGAAGATGCAGACAACTATGTCGATGGTTTTTCTCCCCAAGCTCGTGGTGCCAGCCACGGTGGCCACGATACTCACAGTGATTCCAAATCTCAG CATGGTTCTAGGGATTATGAAAGAGAGTCTTCAAAAAGtcgagaaaaagaaagagataaGGGGCGTGATAGGGACAGGGACAGGGATCGAGACCGAGGTCGAGAAAGGGATAGAGAGAAAAGCAAGGATGGGGAAAGAGATCGGGAGAAGGATAGAGATAGGGATAGGGATCGTGACAAAGACCGTGATAGGGATCGTGACCGCCATCACAGAGACCGTCACAGGGATCGAGGTGAGAGGAGGGAAGGGGGCAGAAGTAGAGATGATGATGATTACTACAGGAGTAGAGACTATGACAG GGATACATGGTCATTTAACCAGTGTCATCCTTTCGTAGG GCGGAGAGATTATGATAAAGAACGAGAAGACAGGCATAGACGTAGGTCTCGTTCTCGCTCAAAGGGAATACATGAGCATAGGTCAAGGTCCCCTTCTCCATCGCGGTCAAGATCACGCTCCAAAAG CAAACGAATTAGTGGTTTTGACATGGCTCCTCCGACAACTGCAATATTGTCTGGTGCAACTGCTGCTGCAG GTCAGATTCCTGGGACAACTCCAGCTATTCCTGGAATGTTTCCTACCATGTTTCCACTGGCAACTGGTCAG CCCTTCGGGGCGCTTCCTGTTATGCCAGTTCAGGCAATGACACAGCAG GCTACTAGACATGCACGGCGTGTTTATGTGGGAGGGCTACCACCGACAGCGAACGAACAG TCTGTTGCCACATTTTTCAGCCAGGTTATGGCAGCAATAGGAGGAAATACCGCTGGCCCTG GAGATGCGGTTGTCAATGTATACATTAATCATGAGAAAAAGTTTGCTTTTGTGGAGATGAGATCTGTCGAGGAAGCCAGTAATGCAATGGCCTTGGATGGGATCATCTTTGAG GGAGCACCTGTAAAGGTGCGAAGACCTAGTGATTACAATCCTTCTCTTGCTGCAACGCTTGGTCCCAGCCAGCCAAACCCCAATCTGAACCTAGCTGCCGTTGGTCTAACTCCAGGTTCTGCTGGTGGTCTTGAGGGTCCAGATCGCATTTTTGTGGGTGGACTTCCCTATTACTTCACAGAAGCTCAGGTCAGGGAGTTGCTGGAGTCTTTTGGGCCACTACGAGGTTTTGATCTCGTGAAAGATAGAGAGACTGGAAATTCAAAAGGATATGCATTTTGTGTTTACCAAGATCTTTCAGTCACAGACATAGCCTGTGCAGCACTCAATGGTATTAAAATGGGCGATAAGACACTCACTGTTCGGCGTGCGAATCAAGGAGCCAATCAACCCAAACCAGAGCAAGAAAGTGTTCTTTTACATGCACAGCAGCAAATTGCGTTACAG AAGCTTATGCTACAGCCTGGGACTGTATCCACCAAGGTTCTTTGTCTTACACAAGTTGTTTCCCCTGAAGAGCTTATTAATGATGAAGACTACGAAGATATCATGGAAGACATGCGAGGGGAAGGCGGAAAATTTG GTACATTAGTGAACGTTGTTATCCCGCGTCCGAGACCCAATGAAGCAGCACCCGGAGTTGGAAAG GTGTTTTTGGAGTATGCAGACATTGACAGCGCAACGAAAGCTCGAGCTGGTTTGAATGGAAGGAAATTTGGAGGGAACCAAGTGATGGCTGTATTCTATCCTGAGAACAAGTTTGCCCAAGGGGAGTATGATGCCTAA
- the LOC120075300 gene encoding splicing factor U2af large subunit B isoform X8: MTDYDGRYEGNGEDADNYVDGFSPQARGASHGGHDTHSDSKSQHGSRDYERESSKSREKERDKGRDRDRDRDRDRGRERDREKSKDGERDREKDRDRDRDRDKDRDRDRDRHHRDRHRDRGERREGGRSRDDDDYYRSRDYDRRRDYDKEREDRHRRRSRSRSKGIHEHRSRSPSPSRSRSRSKSKRISGFDMAPPTTAILSGATAAAAGQIPGTTPAIPGMFPTMFPLATGQPFGALPVMPVQAMTQQATRHARRVYVGGLPPTANEQSVATFFSQVMAAIGGNTAGPGDAVVNVYINHEKKFAFVEMRSVEEASNAMALDGIIFEGAPVKVRRPSDYNPSLAATLGPSQPNPNLNLAAVGLTPGSAGGLEGPDRIFVGGLPYYFTEAQVRELLESFGPLRGFDLVKDRETGNSKGYAFCVYQDLSVTDIACAALNGIKMGDKTLTVRRANQGANQPKPEQESVLLHAQQQIALQKLMLQPGTVSTKVLCLTQVVSPEELINDEDYEDIMEDMRGEGGKFGTLVNVVIPRPRPNEAAPGVGKVFLEYADIDSATKARAGLNGRKFGGNQVMAVFYPENKFAQGEYDA; encoded by the exons ATGACGGATTACGATGGGAGGTATGAAGGTAATGGAGAAGATGCAGACAACTATGTCGATGGTTTTTCTCCCCAAGCTCGTGGTGCCAGCCACGGTGGCCACGATACTCACAGTGATTCCAAATCTCAG CATGGTTCTAGGGATTATGAAAGAGAGTCTTCAAAAAGtcgagaaaaagaaagagataaGGGGCGTGATAGGGACAGGGACAGGGATCGAGACCGAGGTCGAGAAAGGGATAGAGAGAAAAGCAAGGATGGGGAAAGAGATCGGGAGAAGGATAGAGATAGGGATAGGGATCGTGACAAAGACCGTGATAGGGATCGTGACCGCCATCACAGAGACCGTCACAGGGATCGAGGTGAGAGGAGGGAAGGGGGCAGAAGTAGAGATGATGATGATTACTACAGGAGTAGAGACTATGACAG GCGGAGAGATTATGATAAAGAACGAGAAGACAGGCATAGACGTAGGTCTCGTTCTCGCTCAAAGGGAATACATGAGCATAGGTCAAGGTCCCCTTCTCCATCGCGGTCAAGATCACGCTCCAAAAG CAAACGAATTAGTGGTTTTGACATGGCTCCTCCGACAACTGCAATATTGTCTGGTGCAACTGCTGCTGCAG CAGGTCAGATTCCTGGGACAACTCCAGCTATTCCTGGAATGTTTCCTACCATGTTTCCACTGGCAACTGGTCAG CCCTTCGGGGCGCTTCCTGTTATGCCAGTTCAGGCAATGACACAGCAG GCTACTAGACATGCACGGCGTGTTTATGTGGGAGGGCTACCACCGACAGCGAACGAACAG TCTGTTGCCACATTTTTCAGCCAGGTTATGGCAGCAATAGGAGGAAATACCGCTGGCCCTG GAGATGCGGTTGTCAATGTATACATTAATCATGAGAAAAAGTTTGCTTTTGTGGAGATGAGATCTGTCGAGGAAGCCAGTAATGCAATGGCCTTGGATGGGATCATCTTTGAG GGAGCACCTGTAAAGGTGCGAAGACCTAGTGATTACAATCCTTCTCTTGCTGCAACGCTTGGTCCCAGCCAGCCAAACCCCAATCTGAACCTAGCTGCCGTTGGTCTAACTCCAGGTTCTGCTGGTGGTCTTGAGGGTCCAGATCGCATTTTTGTGGGTGGACTTCCCTATTACTTCACAGAAGCTCAGGTCAGGGAGTTGCTGGAGTCTTTTGGGCCACTACGAGGTTTTGATCTCGTGAAAGATAGAGAGACTGGAAATTCAAAAGGATATGCATTTTGTGTTTACCAAGATCTTTCAGTCACAGACATAGCCTGTGCAGCACTCAATGGTATTAAAATGGGCGATAAGACACTCACTGTTCGGCGTGCGAATCAAGGAGCCAATCAACCCAAACCAGAGCAAGAAAGTGTTCTTTTACATGCACAGCAGCAAATTGCGTTACAG AAGCTTATGCTACAGCCTGGGACTGTATCCACCAAGGTTCTTTGTCTTACACAAGTTGTTTCCCCTGAAGAGCTTATTAATGATGAAGACTACGAAGATATCATGGAAGACATGCGAGGGGAAGGCGGAAAATTTG GTACATTAGTGAACGTTGTTATCCCGCGTCCGAGACCCAATGAAGCAGCACCCGGAGTTGGAAAG GTGTTTTTGGAGTATGCAGACATTGACAGCGCAACGAAAGCTCGAGCTGGTTTGAATGGAAGGAAATTTGGAGGGAACCAAGTGATGGCTGTATTCTATCCTGAGAACAAGTTTGCCCAAGGGGAGTATGATGCCTAA
- the LOC120075300 gene encoding splicing factor U2af large subunit B isoform X4, which yields MTDYDGRYEGNGEDADNYVDGFSPQARGASHGGHDTHSDSKSQHGSRDYERESSKSREKERDKGRDRDRDRDRDRGRERDREKSKDGERDREKDRDRDRDRDKDRDRDRDRHHRDRHRDRGERREGGRSRDDDDYYRSRDYDRDTWSFNQCHPFVGRRDYDKEREDRHRRRSRSRSKGIHEHRSRSPSPSRSRSRSKSKRISGFDMAPPTTAILSGATAAAAGQIPGTTPAIPGMFPTMFPLATGQPFGALPVMPVQAMTQQATRHARRVYVGGLPPTANEQSVATFFSQVMAAIGGNTAGPGDAVVNVYINHEKKFAFVEMRSVEEASNAMALDGIIFEGAPVKVRRPSDYNPSLAATLGPSQPNPNLNLAAVGLTPGSAGGLEGPDRIFVGGLPYYFTEAQVRELLESFGPLRGFDLVKDRETGNSKGYAFCVYQDLSVTDIACAALNGIKMGDKTLTVRRANQGANQPKPEQESVLLHAQQQIALQKLMLQPGTVSTKVLCLTQVVSPEELINDEDYEDIMEDMRGEGGKFGTLVNVVIPRPRPNEAAPGVGKVFLEYADIDSATKARAGLNGRKFGGNQVMAVFYPENKFAQGEYDA from the exons ATGACGGATTACGATGGGAGGTATGAAGGTAATGGAGAAGATGCAGACAACTATGTCGATGGTTTTTCTCCCCAAGCTCGTGGTGCCAGCCACGGTGGCCACGATACTCACAGTGATTCCAAATCTCAG CATGGTTCTAGGGATTATGAAAGAGAGTCTTCAAAAAGtcgagaaaaagaaagagataaGGGGCGTGATAGGGACAGGGACAGGGATCGAGACCGAGGTCGAGAAAGGGATAGAGAGAAAAGCAAGGATGGGGAAAGAGATCGGGAGAAGGATAGAGATAGGGATAGGGATCGTGACAAAGACCGTGATAGGGATCGTGACCGCCATCACAGAGACCGTCACAGGGATCGAGGTGAGAGGAGGGAAGGGGGCAGAAGTAGAGATGATGATGATTACTACAGGAGTAGAGACTATGACAG GGATACATGGTCATTTAACCAGTGTCATCCTTTCGTAGG GCGGAGAGATTATGATAAAGAACGAGAAGACAGGCATAGACGTAGGTCTCGTTCTCGCTCAAAGGGAATACATGAGCATAGGTCAAGGTCCCCTTCTCCATCGCGGTCAAGATCACGCTCCAAAAG CAAACGAATTAGTGGTTTTGACATGGCTCCTCCGACAACTGCAATATTGTCTGGTGCAACTGCTGCTGCAG CAGGTCAGATTCCTGGGACAACTCCAGCTATTCCTGGAATGTTTCCTACCATGTTTCCACTGGCAACTGGTCAG CCCTTCGGGGCGCTTCCTGTTATGCCAGTTCAGGCAATGACACAGCAG GCTACTAGACATGCACGGCGTGTTTATGTGGGAGGGCTACCACCGACAGCGAACGAACAG TCTGTTGCCACATTTTTCAGCCAGGTTATGGCAGCAATAGGAGGAAATACCGCTGGCCCTG GAGATGCGGTTGTCAATGTATACATTAATCATGAGAAAAAGTTTGCTTTTGTGGAGATGAGATCTGTCGAGGAAGCCAGTAATGCAATGGCCTTGGATGGGATCATCTTTGAG GGAGCACCTGTAAAGGTGCGAAGACCTAGTGATTACAATCCTTCTCTTGCTGCAACGCTTGGTCCCAGCCAGCCAAACCCCAATCTGAACCTAGCTGCCGTTGGTCTAACTCCAGGTTCTGCTGGTGGTCTTGAGGGTCCAGATCGCATTTTTGTGGGTGGACTTCCCTATTACTTCACAGAAGCTCAGGTCAGGGAGTTGCTGGAGTCTTTTGGGCCACTACGAGGTTTTGATCTCGTGAAAGATAGAGAGACTGGAAATTCAAAAGGATATGCATTTTGTGTTTACCAAGATCTTTCAGTCACAGACATAGCCTGTGCAGCACTCAATGGTATTAAAATGGGCGATAAGACACTCACTGTTCGGCGTGCGAATCAAGGAGCCAATCAACCCAAACCAGAGCAAGAAAGTGTTCTTTTACATGCACAGCAGCAAATTGCGTTACAG AAGCTTATGCTACAGCCTGGGACTGTATCCACCAAGGTTCTTTGTCTTACACAAGTTGTTTCCCCTGAAGAGCTTATTAATGATGAAGACTACGAAGATATCATGGAAGACATGCGAGGGGAAGGCGGAAAATTTG GTACATTAGTGAACGTTGTTATCCCGCGTCCGAGACCCAATGAAGCAGCACCCGGAGTTGGAAAG GTGTTTTTGGAGTATGCAGACATTGACAGCGCAACGAAAGCTCGAGCTGGTTTGAATGGAAGGAAATTTGGAGGGAACCAAGTGATGGCTGTATTCTATCCTGAGAACAAGTTTGCCCAAGGGGAGTATGATGCCTAA
- the LOC120075300 gene encoding splicing factor U2af large subunit B isoform X10, whose protein sequence is MGGMKVMEKMQTTMSMVFLPKLVVPATVATILTVIPNLSMVLGIMKESLQKVEKKKEIRGVIGTGTGIETEVEKGIERKARMGKEIGRRIEIGIGIVTKTVIGIVTAITETVTGIEVRGGKGAEVEMMMITTGVETMTGGEIMIKNEKTGIDVGLVLAQREYMSIGQGPLLHRGQDHAPKANELVVLTWLLRQLQYCLVQLLLQAMLDYLPLCADNGRELTSVAFMCKKDQYTAGQIPGTTPAIPGMFPTMFPLATGQPFGALPVMPVQAMTQQATRHARRVYVGGLPPTANEQSVATFFSQVMAAIGGNTAGPGDAVVNVYINHEKKFAFVEMRSVEEASNAMALDGIIFEGAPVKVRRPSDYNPSLAATLGPSQPNPNLNLAAVGLTPGSAGGLEGPDRIFVGGLPYYFTEAQVRELLESFGPLRGFDLVKDRETGNSKGYAFCVYQDLSVTDIACAALNGIKMGDKTLTVRRANQGANQPKPEQESVLLHAQQQIALQKLMLQPGTVSTKVLCLTQVVSPEELINDEDYEDIMEDMRGEGGKFAFSCPHILVERIRQITYRQKPP, encoded by the exons ATGGGAGGTATGAAGGTAATGGAGAAGATGCAGACAACTATGTCGATGGTTTTTCTCCCCAAGCTCGTGGTGCCAGCCACGGTGGCCACGATACTCACAGTGATTCCAAATCTCAG CATGGTTCTAGGGATTATGAAAGAGAGTCTTCAAAAAGtcgagaaaaagaaagagataaGGGGCGTGATAGGGACAGGGACAGGGATCGAGACCGAGGTCGAGAAAGGGATAGAGAGAAAAGCAAGGATGGGGAAAGAGATCGGGAGAAGGATAGAGATAGGGATAGGGATCGTGACAAAGACCGTGATAGGGATCGTGACCGCCATCACAGAGACCGTCACAGGGATCGAGGTGAGAGGAGGGAAGGGGGCAGAAGTAGAGATGATGATGATTACTACAGGAGTAGAGACTATGACAG GCGGAGAGATTATGATAAAGAACGAGAAGACAGGCATAGACGTAGGTCTCGTTCTCGCTCAAAGGGAATACATGAGCATAGGTCAAGGTCCCCTTCTCCATCGCGGTCAAGATCACGCTCCAAAAG CAAACGAATTAGTGGTTTTGACATGGCTCCTCCGACAACTGCAATATTGTCTGGTGCAACTGCTGCTGCAG GCAATGTTGGACTACTTGCCCCTCTGTGCTGACAATGGGCGTGAGCTGACTTCTGTAGCTTTTATGTGCAAGAAGGACCAATACACCG CAGGTCAGATTCCTGGGACAACTCCAGCTATTCCTGGAATGTTTCCTACCATGTTTCCACTGGCAACTGGTCAG CCCTTCGGGGCGCTTCCTGTTATGCCAGTTCAGGCAATGACACAGCAG GCTACTAGACATGCACGGCGTGTTTATGTGGGAGGGCTACCACCGACAGCGAACGAACAG TCTGTTGCCACATTTTTCAGCCAGGTTATGGCAGCAATAGGAGGAAATACCGCTGGCCCTG GAGATGCGGTTGTCAATGTATACATTAATCATGAGAAAAAGTTTGCTTTTGTGGAGATGAGATCTGTCGAGGAAGCCAGTAATGCAATGGCCTTGGATGGGATCATCTTTGAG GGAGCACCTGTAAAGGTGCGAAGACCTAGTGATTACAATCCTTCTCTTGCTGCAACGCTTGGTCCCAGCCAGCCAAACCCCAATCTGAACCTAGCTGCCGTTGGTCTAACTCCAGGTTCTGCTGGTGGTCTTGAGGGTCCAGATCGCATTTTTGTGGGTGGACTTCCCTATTACTTCACAGAAGCTCAGGTCAGGGAGTTGCTGGAGTCTTTTGGGCCACTACGAGGTTTTGATCTCGTGAAAGATAGAGAGACTGGAAATTCAAAAGGATATGCATTTTGTGTTTACCAAGATCTTTCAGTCACAGACATAGCCTGTGCAGCACTCAATGGTATTAAAATGGGCGATAAGACACTCACTGTTCGGCGTGCGAATCAAGGAGCCAATCAACCCAAACCAGAGCAAGAAAGTGTTCTTTTACATGCACAGCAGCAAATTGCGTTACAG AAGCTTATGCTACAGCCTGGGACTGTATCCACCAAGGTTCTTTGTCTTACACAAGTTGTTTCCCCTGAAGAGCTTATTAATGATGAAGACTACGAAGATATCATGGAAGACATGCGAGGGGAAGGCGGAAAATTTG CCTTTTCTTGTCCTCACATTCTGGTAGAAAGAATCAGACAAATAACTTACAGACAGAAGCCTCCATAA
- the LOC120075300 gene encoding splicing factor U2af large subunit A isoform X1, translating into MGGMKVMEKMQTTMSMVFLPKLVVPATVATILTVIPNLSMVLGIMKESLQKVEKKKEIRGVIGTGTGIETEVEKGIERKARMGKEIGRRIEIGIGIVTKTVIGIVTAITETVTGIEVRGGKGAEVEMMMITTGVETMTGGEIMIKNEKTGIDVGLVLAQREYMSIGQGPLLHRGQDHAPKANELVVLTWLLRQLQYCLVQLLLQAMLDYLPLCADNGRELTSVAFMCKKDQYTAGQIPGTTPAIPGMFPTMFPLATGQPFGALPVMPVQAMTQQATRHARRVYVGGLPPTANEQSVATFFSQVMAAIGGNTAGPGDAVVNVYINHEKKFAFVEMRSVEEASNAMALDGIIFEGAPVKVRRPSDYNPSLAATLGPSQPNPNLNLAAVGLTPGSAGGLEGPDRIFVGGLPYYFTEAQVRELLESFGPLRGFDLVKDRETGNSKGYAFCVYQDLSVTDIACAALNGIKMGDKTLTVRRANQGANQPKPEQESVLLHAQQQIALQKLMLQPGTVSTKVLCLTQVVSPEELINDEDYEDIMEDMRGEGGKFGTLVNVVIPRPRPNEAAPGVGKVFLEYADIDSATKARAGLNGRKFGGNQVMAVFYPENKFAQGEYDA; encoded by the exons ATGGGAGGTATGAAGGTAATGGAGAAGATGCAGACAACTATGTCGATGGTTTTTCTCCCCAAGCTCGTGGTGCCAGCCACGGTGGCCACGATACTCACAGTGATTCCAAATCTCAG CATGGTTCTAGGGATTATGAAAGAGAGTCTTCAAAAAGtcgagaaaaagaaagagataaGGGGCGTGATAGGGACAGGGACAGGGATCGAGACCGAGGTCGAGAAAGGGATAGAGAGAAAAGCAAGGATGGGGAAAGAGATCGGGAGAAGGATAGAGATAGGGATAGGGATCGTGACAAAGACCGTGATAGGGATCGTGACCGCCATCACAGAGACCGTCACAGGGATCGAGGTGAGAGGAGGGAAGGGGGCAGAAGTAGAGATGATGATGATTACTACAGGAGTAGAGACTATGACAG GCGGAGAGATTATGATAAAGAACGAGAAGACAGGCATAGACGTAGGTCTCGTTCTCGCTCAAAGGGAATACATGAGCATAGGTCAAGGTCCCCTTCTCCATCGCGGTCAAGATCACGCTCCAAAAG CAAACGAATTAGTGGTTTTGACATGGCTCCTCCGACAACTGCAATATTGTCTGGTGCAACTGCTGCTGCAG GCAATGTTGGACTACTTGCCCCTCTGTGCTGACAATGGGCGTGAGCTGACTTCTGTAGCTTTTATGTGCAAGAAGGACCAATACACCG CAGGTCAGATTCCTGGGACAACTCCAGCTATTCCTGGAATGTTTCCTACCATGTTTCCACTGGCAACTGGTCAG CCCTTCGGGGCGCTTCCTGTTATGCCAGTTCAGGCAATGACACAGCAG GCTACTAGACATGCACGGCGTGTTTATGTGGGAGGGCTACCACCGACAGCGAACGAACAG TCTGTTGCCACATTTTTCAGCCAGGTTATGGCAGCAATAGGAGGAAATACCGCTGGCCCTG GAGATGCGGTTGTCAATGTATACATTAATCATGAGAAAAAGTTTGCTTTTGTGGAGATGAGATCTGTCGAGGAAGCCAGTAATGCAATGGCCTTGGATGGGATCATCTTTGAG GGAGCACCTGTAAAGGTGCGAAGACCTAGTGATTACAATCCTTCTCTTGCTGCAACGCTTGGTCCCAGCCAGCCAAACCCCAATCTGAACCTAGCTGCCGTTGGTCTAACTCCAGGTTCTGCTGGTGGTCTTGAGGGTCCAGATCGCATTTTTGTGGGTGGACTTCCCTATTACTTCACAGAAGCTCAGGTCAGGGAGTTGCTGGAGTCTTTTGGGCCACTACGAGGTTTTGATCTCGTGAAAGATAGAGAGACTGGAAATTCAAAAGGATATGCATTTTGTGTTTACCAAGATCTTTCAGTCACAGACATAGCCTGTGCAGCACTCAATGGTATTAAAATGGGCGATAAGACACTCACTGTTCGGCGTGCGAATCAAGGAGCCAATCAACCCAAACCAGAGCAAGAAAGTGTTCTTTTACATGCACAGCAGCAAATTGCGTTACAG AAGCTTATGCTACAGCCTGGGACTGTATCCACCAAGGTTCTTTGTCTTACACAAGTTGTTTCCCCTGAAGAGCTTATTAATGATGAAGACTACGAAGATATCATGGAAGACATGCGAGGGGAAGGCGGAAAATTTG GTACATTAGTGAACGTTGTTATCCCGCGTCCGAGACCCAATGAAGCAGCACCCGGAGTTGGAAAG GTGTTTTTGGAGTATGCAGACATTGACAGCGCAACGAAAGCTCGAGCTGGTTTGAATGGAAGGAAATTTGGAGGGAACCAAGTGATGGCTGTATTCTATCCTGAGAACAAGTTTGCCCAAGGGGAGTATGATGCCTAA